A section of the Carassius carassius chromosome 17, fCarCar2.1, whole genome shotgun sequence genome encodes:
- the gad1b gene encoding glutamate decarboxylase 1b isoform X2 → MASSAPSSSAPDMDPNTANLRQPATSFLQKNNSLDEKNRMVGAFKESAKNQMTCDNSERFTRAETDFSNLFARDLLPAKNGEEPTIQFLLEVVEILTNYVHKTFDRSTKVLDFHHPHQLLEGMEGFNLELSDQPESLEQILVDCRDTLKYGVRTGHPRFFNQLSSGLDIIGLAGEWLTSTANTNMFTYEIAPVFVLMEQLTLKKMREIIGWTNGDGDGLFSPGGAISNMYSVMVARYKYFPEVKTKGMSAAPRLVLFTSEQSHYSIKKAGAVLGFGKENVILLKTDERGRVIPADLEAKIIDAKQKGYVPLFVNATAGTTVYGAFDPINDIADICEKYNLWLHVDGAWGGGLLMSRKHRHKLSGVERANSVTWNPHKMMGVPLQCSAILVREKGILQGCNSMCAGYLFQPDKQYDVTYDTGDKAIQCGRHVDIFKFWLMWKAKGTIGFEQHIDRCLELSEYLYNKIKNREGYEMVFEGQPQHTNVCFWYIPPSLRGMPHGDERREKLHRVAPKIKAMMMECGTTMVGYQPQGDKVNFFRMVVSNHAATKSDIDFLINEIERLGHDL, encoded by the exons GTTTCCTGCAGAAGAACAATAGTCTGGATGAGAAGAATCGGATGGTGGGCGCCTTCAAGGAGAGCGCGAAGAACCAGATGACGTGTGACAACAGCGAGCGCTTCACGCGCGCAGAGACAGACTTCTCCAACCTGTTCGCTCGAG ATCTACTGCCTGCTAAAAATGGCGAGGAACCCACAATCCAGTTTCTTCTCGAGGTGGTGGAGATCCTCACCAATTATGTGCACAAGACCTTTGACAGATCCACCAAAGTGCTGGATTTCCATCACCCTCACCAGCTCCTAGAGGGGATGGAGGGCTTCAACCTGGAGCTGTCTGACCAACCAGAGTCGCTGGAGCAGATCCTGGTGGACTGCAGAGACACGCTCAAGTATGGAGTCAGAACAG GTCATCCTAGATTCTTCAATCAGCTTTCATCTGGTCTGGACATCATCGGTCTGGCTGGAGAATGGCTCACCTCTACTGCCAACACTAACAT GTTCACATATGAAATTGCTCCTGTGTTTGTTCTGATGGAGCAACTGACCCTCAAGAAGATGAGAGAGATCATTGGATGGACTAATGGTGATGGCGATGGACTCTTCTCACCAG GTGGTGCTATATCAAACATGTACAGTGTGATGGTTGCGCGGTACAAGTATTTCCCTGAAGTCAAAACCAAAGGCATGTCTGCAGCACCACGACTTGTGCTTTTCACTTCTGAACAA AGTCATTATTCAATCAAAAAGGCAGGAGCAGTGCTGGGATTTGGCAAAGAAAACGTAATTCTCCTGAAGACAGATGAGAG GGGGCGTGTCATACCTGCTGACTTAGAGGCCAAGATCATTGATGCCAAACAGAAG GGTTACGTGCCACTGTTTGTGAACGCAACAGCTGGTACCACAGTATATGGAGCATTCGATCCCATCAATGACATTGCCGACATCTGCGAGAAGTATAACCTGTGGTTACATGTAGAT GGTGCTTGGGGTGGAGGACTGCTGATGTCCAGGAAACACCGTCACAAGTTAAGCGGCGTTGAGAG AGCAAACTCAGTCACATGGAACCCTCATAAGATGATGGGTGTACCACTGCAATGTTCAGCCATCCTGGTCAGAGAGAAG GGCATTCTGCAGGGCTGCAACTCCATGTGTGCTGGATACCTCTTCCAACCAGACAAACAGTACGATGTGACCTACGACACCGGCGACAAGGCCATCCAGTGTGGCAGACATGTAGACATCTTCAAATTCTGGCTCATGTGGAAGGCCAAG ggCACAATTGGGTTTGAGCAGCACATTGACAGATGTCTGGAGCTGTCTGAATATCTCTACAATAAAATCAAGAACCGTGAGGGATATGAAATGGTCTTTGAGGGCCAG CCCCAGCACACAAATGTTTGCTTCTGGTATATTCCACCAAGCTTGCGTGGCATGCCACATGGAGACGAACGAAGGGAGAAACTACACAGG GTGGCGCCGAAGATCAAAGCAATGATGATGGAGTGCGGCACAACCATGGTAGGATACCAACCACAGGGTGACAAGGTCAACTTCTTCCGAATGGTCGTCTCCAATCATGCCGCCACCAAGTCCGACATTGATTTCCTCATCAATGAGATCGAGAGGCTGGGTCACGACCTGTGA
- the gad1b gene encoding glutamate decarboxylase 1b isoform X1, giving the protein MASSAPSSSAPDMDPNTANLRQPATTGDAWYGVAHGCTRKLGMKICGFLQKNNSLDEKNRMVGAFKESAKNQMTCDNSERFTRAETDFSNLFARDLLPAKNGEEPTIQFLLEVVEILTNYVHKTFDRSTKVLDFHHPHQLLEGMEGFNLELSDQPESLEQILVDCRDTLKYGVRTGHPRFFNQLSSGLDIIGLAGEWLTSTANTNMFTYEIAPVFVLMEQLTLKKMREIIGWTNGDGDGLFSPGGAISNMYSVMVARYKYFPEVKTKGMSAAPRLVLFTSEQSHYSIKKAGAVLGFGKENVILLKTDERGRVIPADLEAKIIDAKQKGYVPLFVNATAGTTVYGAFDPINDIADICEKYNLWLHVDGAWGGGLLMSRKHRHKLSGVERANSVTWNPHKMMGVPLQCSAILVREKGILQGCNSMCAGYLFQPDKQYDVTYDTGDKAIQCGRHVDIFKFWLMWKAKGTIGFEQHIDRCLELSEYLYNKIKNREGYEMVFEGQPQHTNVCFWYIPPSLRGMPHGDERREKLHRVAPKIKAMMMECGTTMVGYQPQGDKVNFFRMVVSNHAATKSDIDFLINEIERLGHDL; this is encoded by the exons CCGGCGACGCGTGGTACGGGGTTGCACACGGATGCACGAGGAAACTGGGCATGAAGATCTGTG GTTTCCTGCAGAAGAACAATAGTCTGGATGAGAAGAATCGGATGGTGGGCGCCTTCAAGGAGAGCGCGAAGAACCAGATGACGTGTGACAACAGCGAGCGCTTCACGCGCGCAGAGACAGACTTCTCCAACCTGTTCGCTCGAG ATCTACTGCCTGCTAAAAATGGCGAGGAACCCACAATCCAGTTTCTTCTCGAGGTGGTGGAGATCCTCACCAATTATGTGCACAAGACCTTTGACAGATCCACCAAAGTGCTGGATTTCCATCACCCTCACCAGCTCCTAGAGGGGATGGAGGGCTTCAACCTGGAGCTGTCTGACCAACCAGAGTCGCTGGAGCAGATCCTGGTGGACTGCAGAGACACGCTCAAGTATGGAGTCAGAACAG GTCATCCTAGATTCTTCAATCAGCTTTCATCTGGTCTGGACATCATCGGTCTGGCTGGAGAATGGCTCACCTCTACTGCCAACACTAACAT GTTCACATATGAAATTGCTCCTGTGTTTGTTCTGATGGAGCAACTGACCCTCAAGAAGATGAGAGAGATCATTGGATGGACTAATGGTGATGGCGATGGACTCTTCTCACCAG GTGGTGCTATATCAAACATGTACAGTGTGATGGTTGCGCGGTACAAGTATTTCCCTGAAGTCAAAACCAAAGGCATGTCTGCAGCACCACGACTTGTGCTTTTCACTTCTGAACAA AGTCATTATTCAATCAAAAAGGCAGGAGCAGTGCTGGGATTTGGCAAAGAAAACGTAATTCTCCTGAAGACAGATGAGAG GGGGCGTGTCATACCTGCTGACTTAGAGGCCAAGATCATTGATGCCAAACAGAAG GGTTACGTGCCACTGTTTGTGAACGCAACAGCTGGTACCACAGTATATGGAGCATTCGATCCCATCAATGACATTGCCGACATCTGCGAGAAGTATAACCTGTGGTTACATGTAGAT GGTGCTTGGGGTGGAGGACTGCTGATGTCCAGGAAACACCGTCACAAGTTAAGCGGCGTTGAGAG AGCAAACTCAGTCACATGGAACCCTCATAAGATGATGGGTGTACCACTGCAATGTTCAGCCATCCTGGTCAGAGAGAAG GGCATTCTGCAGGGCTGCAACTCCATGTGTGCTGGATACCTCTTCCAACCAGACAAACAGTACGATGTGACCTACGACACCGGCGACAAGGCCATCCAGTGTGGCAGACATGTAGACATCTTCAAATTCTGGCTCATGTGGAAGGCCAAG ggCACAATTGGGTTTGAGCAGCACATTGACAGATGTCTGGAGCTGTCTGAATATCTCTACAATAAAATCAAGAACCGTGAGGGATATGAAATGGTCTTTGAGGGCCAG CCCCAGCACACAAATGTTTGCTTCTGGTATATTCCACCAAGCTTGCGTGGCATGCCACATGGAGACGAACGAAGGGAGAAACTACACAGG GTGGCGCCGAAGATCAAAGCAATGATGATGGAGTGCGGCACAACCATGGTAGGATACCAACCACAGGGTGACAAGGTCAACTTCTTCCGAATGGTCGTCTCCAATCATGCCGCCACCAAGTCCGACATTGATTTCCTCATCAATGAGATCGAGAGGCTGGGTCACGACCTGTGA